One Mycobacteroides abscessus ATCC 19977 genomic window carries:
- a CDS encoding DUF2218 domain-containing protein → MSTVHGVIVTDRPERYAKQLAQHWAAKSTVTELENDAVQIEMGPGAVTVLRPKPGELHVEASSPEFGDVVKRHLERFGTRDELTLTWIGD, encoded by the coding sequence ATGTCCACTGTCCACGGCGTCATTGTCACGGATCGTCCCGAGCGATACGCGAAGCAACTCGCTCAGCACTGGGCGGCCAAGAGCACGGTGACCGAGCTGGAAAACGATGCCGTGCAGATCGAGATGGGCCCCGGCGCGGTCACGGTGCTACGCCCCAAGCCCGGCGAGTTGCACGTGGAGGCCAGCTCCCCGGAATTCGGCGATGTGGTGAAGCGGCACCTGGAACGGTTCGGCACGCGTGACGAGCTCACGCTGACCTGGATCGGTGACTAG